In Oleiharenicola lentus, the following are encoded in one genomic region:
- a CDS encoding stage II sporulation protein M, with the protein MIINLEKFAAAEEPHWRRMEEILQKRQRDPWAVLTLEQARELDYLYRRVAADLARVTASAAEPELRQRLERLVARAYAEIHGTRGAGTVRFHPWHWLTTVLPQTFRRQWRAAALTVIVTILGMIFGGFAVAVDPEAKHAIMPFPHLLGDPSERVAEEEAAMSDRLQGHKAGFAGQLMTHNTKVTLFALALGMTWGVGTIILLFYNGVILGAVAVDYMLAGETTFLFGWLLPHGVIEIPAIFVGAQAGLVLARAVVSRADGRALGVRLRAVVDDVATLAGAAALMLVWAGFVESYLSQYHEPAIPYWAKILFGCLEGALLVCYLGLAGRKRTASGGRI; encoded by the coding sequence GTGATCATCAACCTGGAGAAATTTGCCGCCGCCGAGGAACCGCACTGGCGACGCATGGAGGAGATTCTGCAGAAGCGTCAGCGGGACCCCTGGGCGGTGCTCACGCTGGAGCAGGCCCGGGAGCTCGACTATCTCTACCGGCGCGTGGCGGCCGACCTGGCGCGGGTGACCGCCAGCGCGGCCGAGCCGGAGCTGCGGCAGCGGCTGGAACGGCTCGTGGCCCGGGCCTATGCGGAGATTCACGGCACGCGCGGCGCGGGCACGGTGCGGTTCCATCCCTGGCATTGGCTGACCACCGTGCTGCCACAGACTTTCCGCCGGCAGTGGCGGGCGGCGGCGCTGACGGTGATCGTGACCATCCTGGGCATGATCTTCGGCGGCTTCGCCGTGGCGGTGGACCCCGAGGCGAAGCACGCCATCATGCCGTTCCCGCACCTGCTCGGCGACCCGAGCGAGCGGGTGGCGGAGGAGGAGGCCGCGATGAGCGACCGTTTGCAGGGGCACAAGGCGGGTTTTGCCGGACAACTCATGACGCACAACACGAAGGTCACGCTGTTTGCGCTCGCGCTGGGCATGACCTGGGGCGTGGGCACGATCATCCTGCTCTTCTACAACGGCGTGATCCTCGGCGCGGTGGCGGTGGATTACATGCTGGCCGGCGAAACGACCTTTCTCTTCGGGTGGCTGCTGCCGCACGGCGTGATCGAGATTCCGGCCATTTTTGTCGGCGCGCAGGCCGGACTGGTGCTGGCGCGCGCGGTGGTGAGCCGGGCGGACGGCCGCGCGCTGGGCGTGCGCCTGCGGGCGGTGGTGGACGATGTGGCGACCCTGGCCGGCGCCGCGGCACTCATGCTGGTGTGGGCGGGCTTCGTCGAATCCTACCTTTCCCAATACCATGAGCCGGCCATTCCGTATTGGGCGAAAATCCTGTTCGGCTGCCTCGAGGGTGCGCTGCTGGTGTGCTACCTCGGTCTGGCCGGACGCAAGCGGACGGCGTCGGGAGGACGGATATGA
- a CDS encoding DUF58 domain-containing protein, with translation MAPVPAPRLLWCVAALIPLAVVAAPLSAQGPLVLLGAAVAVLAALDLLLTLRTGRHPRVEVPAINRLTKDRPADLALVLVGAKDGPRAVRLALALPEPFVSDQPDLRPALPAEAGRVPLKWRCTARRRGRFAAIQACLESASHWGFWTLRSRQPLATELRVYPNLFTERKQLAALFLNRGAAGVQQRRMVGRGRDFERLREYQPGDSFDEMHWKGTAKRGRPITKVFQVERTQEIYVIIDSSRLSARPVTHDGRTVTTLERHITAALVLLLAAGRQGDRFGLVTHDSRLRTFLRARSGTMHYGACREAVHALEPGEDSPDFGELFAQLRSRLPRRALLVFLTDLGDPVLAEDFVRNVRVISRHHLVLVNQVRTPGVEPLFGHEVAAEEEIHARLAGHFQWRDAHDVADRLRPLGVAAAMSASERLAAEVVGQYLQVKGRQLL, from the coding sequence ATGGCTCCCGTCCCCGCCCCGCGTCTGCTCTGGTGCGTCGCCGCGCTCATCCCGCTCGCGGTGGTGGCGGCGCCGTTGTCGGCGCAGGGCCCGCTGGTGCTGCTGGGGGCGGCCGTGGCCGTGTTGGCCGCACTGGATCTGCTGCTCACGCTGCGCACCGGCCGGCATCCGCGGGTCGAGGTGCCGGCGATCAACCGACTGACCAAGGACCGGCCGGCCGACCTGGCGCTTGTGCTCGTGGGCGCCAAGGACGGTCCGCGGGCGGTCAGGCTGGCGCTCGCGCTGCCCGAGCCCTTCGTTTCCGACCAGCCGGACCTGCGGCCGGCACTCCCGGCGGAGGCCGGGCGCGTGCCGCTGAAGTGGCGTTGCACGGCCCGGCGGCGCGGACGATTCGCCGCCATCCAGGCCTGTCTCGAATCCGCCTCGCACTGGGGTTTCTGGACACTGCGCAGCCGGCAGCCGCTGGCGACGGAACTGCGGGTTTATCCCAACCTTTTCACCGAGCGCAAGCAGCTGGCCGCGCTCTTCCTGAACCGCGGGGCGGCGGGCGTGCAGCAGCGGCGGATGGTGGGGCGCGGCCGTGATTTCGAGCGGTTGCGGGAATACCAGCCCGGCGACAGCTTTGATGAGATGCACTGGAAGGGCACGGCCAAGCGCGGCCGGCCGATCACCAAGGTTTTCCAGGTCGAGCGCACGCAGGAGATCTATGTGATCATCGACTCCTCGCGGTTGAGCGCGCGGCCGGTGACGCACGACGGGCGCACGGTCACCACGCTGGAACGGCACATCACGGCGGCGCTGGTGCTGTTGCTGGCGGCGGGCCGGCAGGGTGACCGTTTCGGGCTCGTCACGCATGATTCCCGGCTGCGCACGTTCCTGCGGGCGCGCAGCGGCACGATGCACTACGGAGCCTGCCGCGAGGCGGTGCATGCGCTGGAGCCCGGCGAGGATTCGCCGGATTTCGGCGAGCTCTTCGCGCAGCTCCGCTCCCGGCTCCCGCGGCGCGCGCTGCTGGTGTTTCTGACCGACCTTGGCGACCCGGTGCTGGCGGAAGACTTCGTGCGCAACGTGCGCGTGATCTCGCGCCATCACCTGGTGCTGGTGAACCAGGTGCGCACGCCGGGCGTGGAACCGCTCTTCGGCCACGAGGTGGCTGCCGAGGAGGAGATCCATGCCCGCCTCGCAGGGCATTTCCAATGGCGCGACGCCCACGACGTGGCCGACCGGTTGCGCCCGCTGGGCGTGGCGGCCGCGATGTCGGCGAGCGAGCGGCTGGCGGCGGAAGTCGTCGGCCAGTATCTGCAGGTGAAAGGGAGGCAGCTGCTGTGA
- a CDS encoding AAA family ATPase: MNESLKTTLDVLAAARAEVAKVIIGQDQAVELALITILARQHALIEGVPGVAKTLLVRTLAHVLGADTGRIQFTPDLMPADITGTNIFNLQSNQFTLVRGPVFTTFLLADEINRAPAKTQAALLQAMQERLVTIDRETHPLDPDFTVFATQNPAESEGTYPLPEAQKDRFMFRIQMTCPERDHEITLARRLLGGDAPEAALARGAVQPVLTRGRLAELRAALDTVLVREELTAYIVDLVRATRTDESVFTGAGPRATQALLAGGRVRAALDGRDYVTPDDIRRLAVPVLAHRIMLRPEFEIEGLSIAEVLNRLLEQVAVPR, from the coding sequence ATGAACGAAAGCCTCAAAACCACCCTCGACGTGCTGGCCGCGGCCCGCGCCGAGGTCGCCAAGGTCATCATCGGCCAGGATCAGGCCGTCGAACTCGCCCTCATCACCATCCTGGCCCGCCAGCATGCCCTGATCGAGGGCGTGCCCGGCGTGGCGAAGACCCTGCTGGTGCGCACGCTCGCGCACGTGCTCGGCGCCGACACGGGCCGCATCCAGTTCACGCCCGACCTCATGCCCGCCGACATCACGGGCACGAACATCTTCAACCTCCAGAGCAACCAGTTCACGCTCGTGCGCGGCCCGGTCTTCACCACCTTCCTCCTGGCCGACGAAATCAACCGCGCCCCGGCCAAGACGCAGGCGGCCCTGCTCCAGGCGATGCAGGAGCGCCTGGTGACCATCGACCGCGAGACGCATCCGCTGGATCCGGATTTCACGGTGTTCGCCACGCAGAATCCTGCCGAGTCGGAAGGCACCTACCCGCTGCCCGAAGCGCAGAAGGACCGCTTCATGTTCCGCATCCAGATGACCTGTCCGGAGCGTGACCACGAGATCACCCTCGCGCGGCGCCTGCTCGGGGGGGACGCGCCGGAGGCGGCGCTCGCGCGCGGCGCCGTGCAGCCGGTCCTGACCAGGGGCCGGTTGGCGGAGTTGCGGGCCGCGCTCGACACCGTGCTGGTCCGCGAAGAACTCACGGCCTACATCGTGGACCTGGTGCGGGCCACGCGCACGGACGAGAGTGTGTTCACCGGTGCCGGGCCGCGTGCGACGCAGGCGCTGCTGGCCGGTGGCCGCGTGCGGGCGGCGCTCGACGGCCGCGACTACGTGACGCCCGACGACATCCGGCGGCTGGCGGTTCCGGTGCTGGCGCACCGCATCATGCTGCGGCCCGAGTTCGAAATTGAGGGCCTCTCGATCGCCGAGGTCCTGAACCGATTGCTCGAGCAGGTCGCGGTGCCGCGCTGA
- a CDS encoding DUF4350 domain-containing protein: MNLLRRWFPLLLAAGLVVAACGWLFRLRLGGGDLYPPYSSMRADALGTRALYEALEQMPGLQVARDHRPLERLAARPRLVVLAGLEWQTWRQLPAGELAALNAAAASGARVVLAFRADLLREDRDDRGRMVDPDETEEERAERRKQEKRDEARAQRRRPGVKPRQRTTLAEAWGVTMQQRWLLSRQPGAQRTPEAETTLPAEVAWKSDLYFTPADAAGWRVLYRRAGEPVLMEKAVGRGSLVLLSDAFCLSNEGVHLSRATDLLAWLVGNQRQVVFLEGPLGVLEETGVGHLARRYGLHGALALCVLLGLLYAWRQAVAFIPPVEILERGGEVALAYEPTAGFTALLRRSVDRAALLAACVAEWRRGRRVGITPAAAARLEAVWKQRDPREPLATTYNALVRALKPR; this comes from the coding sequence GTGAACCTCCTGCGCCGCTGGTTCCCGCTGTTGCTCGCCGCCGGTCTGGTGGTGGCGGCCTGCGGCTGGCTGTTCCGTCTTCGGCTGGGGGGAGGGGATCTGTATCCGCCGTATTCCTCCATGCGGGCCGACGCGCTCGGCACCCGGGCGCTCTACGAGGCGCTGGAGCAGATGCCCGGTCTGCAGGTCGCGCGCGATCACCGGCCGTTGGAGCGGCTGGCCGCGCGGCCGCGGCTGGTGGTGCTGGCGGGGCTCGAGTGGCAGACGTGGCGGCAGCTTCCCGCCGGGGAGCTGGCCGCGCTGAACGCCGCGGCGGCTTCCGGCGCGCGCGTGGTGCTGGCGTTTCGCGCCGACTTGCTGAGGGAAGATCGCGATGACCGCGGCCGGATGGTGGACCCCGACGAAACCGAGGAGGAGCGCGCCGAGCGCCGCAAGCAGGAGAAACGGGACGAGGCGCGCGCGCAGCGCCGGCGCCCGGGCGTCAAACCGCGGCAGCGAACCACCCTCGCCGAGGCCTGGGGCGTGACGATGCAGCAGCGCTGGCTGCTGAGCCGCCAGCCCGGCGCGCAGCGGACCCCGGAAGCGGAGACGACCCTGCCGGCCGAGGTGGCGTGGAAGAGCGACCTGTATTTTACCCCGGCCGACGCCGCCGGGTGGCGGGTGCTTTACCGCCGCGCCGGCGAACCCGTGCTCATGGAAAAGGCGGTGGGGCGGGGCAGCCTGGTGCTCCTGAGCGATGCTTTCTGCCTGAGCAACGAGGGCGTGCATCTGAGCCGTGCCACCGATCTGCTCGCCTGGTTGGTCGGGAACCAGCGGCAGGTGGTTTTCCTGGAGGGGCCGCTGGGGGTGTTGGAGGAAACCGGGGTGGGGCACTTGGCCAGGCGTTACGGACTGCACGGGGCCCTTGCGCTCTGCGTGTTGCTCGGCCTGCTTTACGCCTGGCGACAGGCGGTGGCCTTCATTCCGCCGGTGGAAATCCTCGAGCGGGGCGGTGAAGTTGCCCTGGCCTACGAACCGACCGCGGGTTTCACGGCCTTGTTGCGGCGTTCCGTGGATCGTGCCGCGCTGCTCGCCGCCTGCGTGGCCGAGTGGCGCCGCGGCCGGCGCGTCGGCATCACGCCCGCCGCGGCCGCCCGGCTGGAGGCCGTCTGGAAGCAACGCGATCCCCGGGAGCCCCTTGCCACCACCTACAACGCGCTCGTGCGGGCGCTCAAACCGCGCTGA
- a CDS encoding rhomboid family protein → MSVLAARKCERHPSREAVARCPSCDGHFCRECVVEHAGQLLCAACLAKQTATPKNADRARWRRAGRAARLVAAVVWLWVVFYGFGQFLKTIPSKVHEGTVWRLGD, encoded by the coding sequence ATGAGCGTGCTGGCCGCGAGAAAATGCGAACGGCATCCGTCGCGCGAGGCGGTCGCACGCTGCCCTTCCTGTGACGGCCATTTCTGTCGGGAATGCGTGGTGGAGCATGCCGGCCAGCTGCTGTGCGCGGCCTGTCTGGCGAAGCAGACCGCGACGCCGAAAAACGCCGACCGCGCCCGGTGGCGGCGCGCCGGCCGCGCGGCCCGGCTGGTGGCGGCGGTGGTGTGGCTTTGGGTGGTTTTCTATGGCTTCGGGCAGTTTTTAAAAACCATCCCGTCCAAGGTGCACGAGGGCACGGTGTGGCGGCTGGGCGACTGA
- a CDS encoding RDD family protein — translation MEWFYANGGNRVGPVNPEAFEALINGGTITGETLVWSKSMAEWRPYAQVAAETAVCAASGGRHWQKDMVPFEGKFISAEHKEQYFQRLREGVQLPNQMVYGNFGRRLIAKIVDGLITGLVGLGADLGLSALFFGDFIFRPKPNTPEIAASFLAYQGASLLVGTAIGLAYTWYFLKKYAATPGKLAFGLRVVRSDGSALTNGRIIGRHFAEMLSGLILLIGYIMAGFDEERRTLHDRICDTRVIKIR, via the coding sequence ATGGAATGGTTTTACGCAAATGGCGGGAATCGCGTCGGACCGGTGAACCCAGAGGCCTTCGAGGCTTTGATCAATGGCGGCACGATAACGGGAGAGACGCTGGTGTGGAGCAAGAGCATGGCCGAGTGGCGGCCCTACGCGCAGGTGGCCGCCGAGACCGCCGTATGCGCCGCCTCGGGAGGCCGGCACTGGCAGAAGGACATGGTGCCGTTTGAGGGCAAGTTCATCAGCGCCGAGCACAAGGAGCAGTATTTCCAGCGCCTGCGCGAAGGGGTGCAACTGCCCAACCAGATGGTCTATGGAAACTTTGGCCGGCGCCTGATCGCGAAGATCGTGGATGGATTGATCACGGGTCTGGTGGGCCTGGGCGCGGACCTCGGGTTGTCGGCGCTGTTCTTCGGGGATTTCATTTTCCGGCCGAAGCCCAACACGCCGGAAATCGCCGCCAGTTTTCTCGCCTACCAAGGCGCATCCCTGCTGGTGGGCACGGCGATCGGCCTGGCCTACACCTGGTATTTTCTGAAAAAATATGCCGCCACCCCGGGCAAGCTGGCCTTCGGGCTCAGGGTCGTGCGCAGCGACGGTTCCGCGCTGACGAACGGCCGCATCATCGGGCGGCATTTCGCGGAGATGCTCAGCGGCCTGATCCTGCTCATCGGCTACATCATGGCCGGCTTCGACGAGGAGCGGCGCACCCTGCATGACCGCATCTGCGACACGCGGGTGATCAAGATTCGATGA
- a CDS encoding VWA domain-containing protein → MLERHGAALRTYLGTLPGAEAARAEAVLLALPRELEKAGELDDDPAVWLFAHVRRQMLGAGQRGDVLLGEAAGAADEEESNEGQDARVAVHRAFARLTAKQQEAVRLRFQFGFNPEEMARITGLSLGGAEGLMEHALSRIVQAMPATQGKAAVRITDPRIIGYALDEMGAAEKKAFVEAASGGKDLLETADTIRRAVRTLTEILQNGAPPPRRKRSGGVPVTRVILGVAALLAVAGAVWWWAKGRGEPVQDSKPAPSVAAQEGGEAQEEHAPEADGVAGSLRTRKRELRPGEAEWERKAFGRGSGQAAGLAGGGGGAAESAGDSSPRESSGGGTGSQASIDSPGEPEPERGARDREEPAAVLLPGGAGGAGAVSGALPDKAPAAGSGAATGTPNAESRVVFSGKPASVNLPTSKGTARPPEPGLKDLQHALARGEWSAAQRVSPAALLRQVPPEWPAPGAQPVPLAVQMEMAPSPFTPGRQVMRVVVQAKPAAPPVRPPANIVFAIDVSDSMNAPNRLPLVQAGVRLLAERLRPDDRVAVVTYAAAAQEVRGSEPIGVGGRELRAALAGLSAGGRTNGYEGLMLAYDTARAARRASGINAVILCTDGNFNLGETDEQALAALANRFAAEGIKLSVFGFGRSDRNDLRLELLARAGGGQSCYVNTEEEAERLLAGQVAGLLEPVAREVDWRVSFNPERVAEAQRLGGQDGEVASELLPGRRLAAVYELNLRAEAEAAVATLGRVRVDFLPAGERRPALMQQTLAAPSRDWAQASPGFRFAVAMVELGRILQAEPAQAPPALDQLERWVVAHLPDDAGGYRRELQETLRIAREAAARGSDQARKSPE, encoded by the coding sequence ATGCTGGAGCGGCACGGCGCGGCGCTGCGCACCTATCTGGGCACGCTGCCCGGGGCGGAAGCGGCGCGTGCGGAGGCCGTGCTGCTGGCCTTGCCGCGCGAATTGGAAAAAGCGGGTGAGCTGGATGACGATCCGGCGGTGTGGCTGTTCGCGCACGTGCGCCGGCAGATGCTCGGGGCAGGTCAGCGCGGCGACGTGCTGCTGGGCGAAGCGGCCGGGGCGGCAGACGAGGAGGAAAGCAACGAAGGGCAGGATGCCCGCGTGGCGGTGCACCGGGCCTTTGCGCGCCTCACTGCCAAGCAGCAGGAGGCGGTACGCCTGCGGTTTCAGTTTGGCTTCAACCCGGAGGAAATGGCGCGGATCACCGGCTTGTCGCTGGGCGGCGCGGAAGGCCTGATGGAGCATGCGCTCAGCCGGATTGTGCAGGCGATGCCTGCGACGCAAGGCAAGGCGGCCGTGCGAATCACGGACCCGCGGATCATCGGCTACGCGCTGGACGAGATGGGCGCGGCGGAGAAGAAAGCTTTTGTCGAAGCCGCCTCCGGCGGAAAGGACCTGCTGGAAACGGCCGACACGATCCGGCGCGCCGTGCGCACGCTCACCGAGATTTTGCAAAACGGCGCACCGCCGCCGCGGCGGAAGCGGAGCGGTGGAGTCCCGGTCACCCGGGTGATCCTCGGCGTGGCCGCGCTGCTCGCGGTGGCCGGTGCCGTCTGGTGGTGGGCGAAGGGACGCGGTGAACCTGTCCAAGACTCAAAGCCGGCACCGTCCGTCGCTGCGCAAGAAGGTGGTGAAGCGCAGGAGGAGCACGCGCCGGAGGCCGACGGCGTGGCTGGCAGCCTGCGGACACGGAAGCGGGAGCTGCGTCCGGGCGAGGCCGAGTGGGAGCGCAAGGCCTTTGGACGCGGCTCCGGACAGGCCGCAGGGCTCGCGGGCGGCGGAGGCGGAGCGGCGGAGTCTGCGGGTGATTCGAGTCCGCGCGAAAGCAGCGGCGGGGGAACGGGGTCTCAAGCGAGCATCGATTCGCCCGGCGAGCCCGAGCCGGAGCGGGGAGCGCGGGATCGCGAAGAGCCGGCGGCCGTGTTGTTGCCGGGCGGAGCGGGTGGGGCGGGCGCGGTCTCGGGGGCCTTGCCCGACAAGGCACCGGCGGCGGGGTCCGGCGCTGCGACCGGCACGCCGAACGCGGAGTCACGCGTGGTATTTTCCGGGAAGCCGGCGTCCGTAAACTTGCCGACCTCGAAGGGAACGGCGCGTCCGCCGGAACCGGGTTTGAAGGACCTGCAGCACGCCCTGGCCCGGGGCGAGTGGTCGGCTGCGCAGCGGGTGAGCCCGGCCGCGCTGCTTCGGCAGGTGCCGCCGGAGTGGCCGGCGCCCGGCGCGCAACCGGTGCCGTTGGCGGTGCAGATGGAGATGGCGCCTTCGCCGTTCACGCCGGGGCGGCAGGTGATGCGCGTGGTGGTGCAGGCGAAGCCGGCGGCGCCGCCGGTGCGTCCGCCGGCCAACATCGTGTTCGCCATCGACGTTTCCGACTCGATGAACGCGCCGAACCGGTTGCCGTTGGTGCAGGCCGGAGTGCGGCTGCTGGCGGAGCGGTTGCGGCCGGATGACCGGGTGGCGGTGGTGACCTACGCGGCTGCGGCGCAAGAGGTGCGCGGCAGCGAACCCATCGGGGTGGGCGGCCGCGAGTTGCGCGCCGCGCTGGCCGGTTTGTCGGCCGGGGGGCGCACGAACGGTTACGAGGGGCTGATGCTGGCTTACGACACGGCGCGCGCGGCGCGCCGTGCATCCGGCATCAACGCCGTGATTCTCTGCACCGACGGCAATTTCAACCTCGGTGAGACCGACGAGCAGGCCCTGGCCGCGCTGGCCAACCGGTTCGCCGCCGAGGGCATCAAGCTCAGCGTGTTTGGTTTTGGGCGCAGTGACCGCAACGACCTGCGCCTGGAGCTGCTCGCACGGGCAGGCGGCGGCCAGAGCTGCTATGTGAACACCGAGGAGGAGGCCGAGCGGTTGCTGGCGGGGCAGGTCGCGGGCCTGCTTGAACCGGTGGCGCGCGAGGTGGACTGGCGGGTGAGTTTCAACCCGGAGCGGGTCGCCGAGGCGCAACGGCTGGGCGGACAGGACGGAGAAGTCGCGAGCGAGCTGCTGCCCGGCCGCAGGCTCGCCGCGGTTTACGAACTGAACCTGCGGGCGGAGGCCGAAGCGGCCGTCGCGACCCTGGGCAGGGTGCGCGTGGATTTTCTCCCGGCGGGTGAGAGGCGTCCGGCGCTGATGCAGCAAACACTGGCCGCGCCGTCGCGCGACTGGGCGCAGGCTTCACCGGGTTTCCGTTTTGCCGTGGCCATGGTCGAGCTTGGGCGCATTCTGCAGGCGGAGCCGGCCCAGGCGCCGCCCGCGTTGGATCAGTTGGAACGCTGGGTCGTCGCGCACCTGCCCGACGACGCGGGCGGGTATCGCCGGGAGCTGCAGGAGACCTTGCGCATCGCGCGGGAAGCGGCCGCGCGCGGATCAGATCAAGCGCGAAAATCACCTGAATAA
- a CDS encoding peptide ABC transporter substrate-binding protein gives MLRRLTLILPYLVLLGGCAKRETPAEAGLRTGTLLVGNLAEPQELDPQLIAAYTDQNIAVALFEGLCALDERSSQPVPGVAERWVASPDGLTWTFHLRATAKWSNGESLTAHDFVASWRRVLNPALAAEYAYLLYPLKNAAALNAGQMTDFSALGAEALDDRTLRITLERPTPFLPALTAQPVWFPVNPRALAKFGDANRRQSAWTRPENLVGNGPFTLAEWTPSARLVVAKNPAYWDAASVRLSQIIFFPTESPDVEERNFRAGQVHLTYGLPTSKLATYQRENPAALRLDPFLQAIFLRFNTTRPPFTDARVRRALSLAVDRDAIAASVLRGAGTPARSFTPPDCAGYTARASVPTDFEAARRLLAEAGFPGGRGLPVLELQVRNDEHQPRVAEVLQAQWAKELGVSLTLAPLEQKTWVQNQQTLNYTLSGAGWIGDFVDPVTFLDLFVSTGGNNWTGWASADYDRFIAQAAATPDPAARREIFQQAEILLLEQAPVAPVFFGTRAYLIHSSVKGWEPSLLGLHQYKRVYLQKP, from the coding sequence GTGTTACGCCGTCTGACCCTGATTCTTCCGTACCTCGTGCTGCTCGGCGGTTGCGCCAAGCGTGAAACCCCCGCCGAGGCCGGCCTCCGCACCGGCACGCTGCTGGTGGGCAACCTCGCCGAGCCGCAGGAACTCGATCCGCAGCTCATCGCCGCCTACACCGACCAGAATATCGCTGTCGCGCTCTTCGAGGGCCTGTGCGCACTGGACGAACGCTCCTCCCAACCCGTGCCGGGCGTGGCCGAGCGCTGGGTGGCCTCGCCCGACGGCCTGACCTGGACCTTCCACCTGCGCGCCACGGCAAAATGGTCCAACGGCGAATCGCTCACCGCCCATGACTTCGTCGCCTCCTGGCGACGGGTGCTCAACCCCGCCCTCGCCGCCGAATACGCCTACCTCCTCTACCCGCTCAAGAACGCCGCCGCCCTTAACGCCGGCCAAATGACCGACTTTTCCGCGCTCGGTGCCGAAGCCCTCGACGACCGCACGCTGCGCATCACGCTCGAACGTCCCACGCCCTTCCTGCCCGCGCTGACGGCCCAGCCCGTCTGGTTTCCCGTCAACCCCCGCGCCTTGGCGAAATTCGGCGACGCCAACCGCCGCCAGTCCGCGTGGACGCGTCCGGAGAATCTCGTCGGCAACGGCCCCTTCACGCTGGCCGAGTGGACGCCCAGCGCCCGCCTCGTCGTTGCCAAGAACCCGGCCTACTGGGACGCCGCAAGTGTGCGCCTCAGCCAGATCATCTTCTTCCCCACCGAGAGCCCCGACGTCGAGGAACGCAACTTCCGCGCCGGCCAGGTGCATCTTACCTACGGCCTGCCCACCTCGAAGCTCGCAACCTACCAAAGGGAAAACCCCGCCGCGCTGCGCCTCGATCCGTTCCTGCAGGCGATTTTCCTGCGCTTCAACACCACGCGTCCGCCCTTCACCGACGCCCGCGTCCGCCGCGCGCTCTCGCTCGCCGTGGACCGCGACGCCATCGCCGCGAGTGTGCTGCGCGGCGCCGGCACCCCCGCCCGCAGTTTCACTCCTCCCGACTGCGCCGGCTACACCGCACGCGCCTCGGTGCCGACCGACTTCGAGGCCGCCCGCCGCCTGCTTGCTGAGGCCGGTTTTCCCGGCGGCCGCGGCCTGCCCGTGCTCGAACTGCAGGTCCGCAACGACGAACACCAGCCGCGCGTGGCCGAGGTCTTGCAGGCCCAGTGGGCCAAGGAACTCGGCGTCTCGCTCACCCTCGCGCCGCTCGAGCAAAAGACCTGGGTGCAGAACCAGCAGACGCTCAACTACACGCTCTCCGGTGCGGGCTGGATCGGCGACTTCGTGGACCCGGTCACCTTCCTCGACCTCTTCGTCTCCACCGGCGGCAACAACTGGACCGGCTGGGCCTCCGCCGACTACGACCGCTTCATCGCCCAAGCCGCCGCCACACCCGATCCTGCTGCCCGCCGCGAGATCTTCCAGCAGGCCGAGATCCTGCTCCTCGAACAGGCCCCCGTCGCGCCGGTGTTCTTCGGCACCCGTGCCTACCTGATCCACTCTTCCGTGAAAGGTTGGGAACCTTCCCTGCTCGGCCTGCACCAATACAAAAGGGTTTACCTTCAAAAACCCTGA
- a CDS encoding DNA-3-methyladenine glycosylase family protein — protein MTRSGSSKGFSDWQPLPGWAPSPDVLRETLDGGQAFRWNEANNIWTGTWSTHCVQLRLGDTGLQWRGTPGTTAADLRRYLAHELDWTALTNSLPWRSDTHLAHCITAFPDLRILRQPFGETLLGFLCSATKQIVQIKQMVALLAERHGQSLPPWRAQLPLGRGSAGAEPSTCHRLPTWSEIATIPEKDLRACLLGFRARYISETATFLSKHPGWLDETEALPYPAAKARLMELPGVGEKVADCVLLFGAGKLEAFPVDTWVLKSLARRYGLDGWKPAQVAHFGRTHFGPLAGLAQQYLFSWERKFGGR, from the coding sequence ATGACCCGCTCCGGAAGTTCAAAGGGATTCTCCGACTGGCAGCCGCTGCCCGGCTGGGCTCCGTCACCTGACGTCCTCCGCGAGACCCTCGACGGCGGCCAAGCCTTTCGCTGGAACGAGGCGAACAACATTTGGACCGGCACCTGGTCCACGCATTGCGTCCAACTCCGGCTCGGCGACACCGGGCTGCAATGGCGCGGCACCCCCGGCACCACCGCCGCCGATCTCCGCCGCTACCTTGCCCACGAACTGGATTGGACCGCGCTCACCAACTCCCTCCCGTGGCGGAGCGACACCCATCTCGCCCATTGCATCACCGCCTTCCCGGATCTCCGTATCCTCCGCCAACCTTTCGGCGAAACCCTTCTCGGCTTCCTCTGCAGCGCCACCAAGCAGATCGTCCAGATCAAGCAGATGGTCGCCCTGCTGGCCGAGCGGCACGGCCAATCATTGCCCCCTTGGAGGGCCCAGCTCCCGCTGGGCCGCGGCTCAGCAGGAGCTGAGCCCTCCACCTGCCACCGTCTCCCCACCTGGTCCGAAATCGCCACGATCCCCGAGAAAGATCTCCGCGCCTGCCTGCTGGGCTTCCGGGCCCGCTACATTTCCGAGACGGCGACATTCCTCTCCAAGCATCCCGGCTGGCTCGATGAGACCGAGGCCCTGCCCTACCCCGCCGCCAAGGCCCGGCTGATGGAATTGCCCGGCGTCGGTGAGAAGGTCGCCGACTGCGTGCTGCTCTTCGGCGCCGGCAAACTCGAAGCCTTTCCCGTGGACACGTGGGTGCTGAAGTCCCTCGCCCGCCGCTACGGCCTCGACGGCTGGAAGCCGGCGCAGGTCGCGCATTTTGGCCGCACCCACTTCGGTCCCCTCGCCGGACTGGCCCAGCAATACTTGTTCTCGTGGGAGCGAAAGTTCGGCGGCCGTTAG